TCGTTGAGGTCGGCAAATAAGAAAGCCGCGAAGGAATTCAGATATCCCGCCTTAAGGTCGCCCATCACCGCTTTCTTTTCGAAGTTACGAATATCAAAATCTAAAAGATCGTCGCTGCGCTGAAGTAACAGTCCTAAAATGTTTCCCGCTTCGTCGAGCTGATTCATCACAGAAGAGTCGGTTTTTCCTGTGGCAACGTAGGGCGCTTTGAGACACCATTTAAACAGCGACGAGGTTTTGAGATTATGAACGCGATCGATCTCCTGAGGCATCATCATCGGATTCTTGACGATCGAATCTTGAAGCCATTCTCCTTCGAGAAGATCCGAGATCGACTGGGCTGTCAGCTGAACTAACTCGATGTTTCCGAACTTTGACAAGTTCACCATCACGCGAGCGAGCAAGTA
The genomic region above belongs to Bdellovibrionales bacterium and contains:
- a CDS encoding polyprenyl synthetase family protein, with translation MIRQAMDLKIYSESDFPTYLPKLSALYDDLFAGGKGFRAKLTQTVAEAIGAPEKTIQLLCQTIEFIHNSSLLHDDLIDHSPLRRGKTSAWLKYTPEYAVLAGDYLLARVMVNLSKFGNIELVQLTAQSISDLLEGEWLQDSIVKNPMMMPQEIDRVHNLKTSSLFKWCLKAPYVATGKTDSSVMNQLDEAGNILGLLLQRSDDLLDFDIRNFEKKAVMGDLKAGYLNSFAAFLFADLN